A genomic region of Elusimicrobiales bacterium contains the following coding sequences:
- a CDS encoding elongation factor Tu, translating to PGDNTEMTVTLITPIAMEKGLRFAIREGGHTVGAGVVIEVIE from the coding sequence TGCCCGGCGACAACACGGAGATGACGGTAACGCTCATCACGCCGATAGCGATGGAAAAAGGTTTGCGTTTTGCCATCCGCGAGGGCGGGCACACGGTGGGCGCCGGCGTAGTTATCGAGGTCATAGAATAA